Proteins from one Rosa chinensis cultivar Old Blush chromosome 7, RchiOBHm-V2, whole genome shotgun sequence genomic window:
- the LOC112180734 gene encoding putative lipoate-protein ligase A isoform X1, translating into MNRMTIPQTRNVGLPLMNLIRLKGIPILQQLHLEEQLLRTSYDNWCIINDGTNSPNIVMGISGKPAELLDVDLVLRDQVPVIKRFTGGGTVTVDNGTIFVTFICNRDAVPCLQLYPRPIMSWSSQLYSRVFQGFGDFHLRENDYVFGNRKFGGNAQSITKNRWIHHTSFLWDYEVRNMAYLKLPKRVPEYRLARDHLEFICRMKDYMPRSVFIDKTVEAISTEFSVKSEQTDPFKTNSKFVPSTRLLTRQELEEVALGSQPESPLSESLSPCPCNEI; encoded by the exons ATGAATAGGATGACTATACCTCAAACAAGAAACGTTGGGCTTCCATTGATGAACCTTATCAGATTAAAAGGAATTCCCATCCTGCAGCAGCTTCATTTAGAGGAGCAACTGCTTCGAACCTCGTATGATAATTGGTGCATTATAAATGATGGAACCAATAGTCCTAATATTGTCATGGGTATTTCAGG AAAGCCTGCAGAGCTTCTTGACGTTGATCTGGTGTTACGAGATCAGGTCCCTGTCATTAAAAGGTTTACTGGAGGTGGCACGGTTACAGTTGATAATGGCACGATATTTGTCACTTTCATATGCAACAGGGATGCTGTTCCTTGCTTGCAACTATATCCGCGACCTATAATGTCCTGGAGTAGCCAATTATACAGCAGAGTGTTCCAAGGATTTGGTGACTTTCACCTTCGTGAAAATG ATTATGTATTTGgtaaccgcaagtttggtggtAATGCTCAATCTATTACTAAAAACCGGTGGATCCACCACACATCCTTTCTATGGGACTATGAGGTTAGGAACATGGCATACCTGAAGCTTCCAAAACGGGTTCCTGAATATCGATTG GCAAGGGACCATTTGGAATTCATATGCCGCATGAAAGACTACATGCCAAGATCAGTTTTCATCGACAAAACCGTCGAGGCAATCAGTACCgaattttcagtcaaatctgAACAAACAGACCCATTTAAAACCAACTCAAAGTTTGTGCCCTCAACTAGACTATTGACAAGGCAAGAGTTGGAAGAAGTAGCTTTGGGCTCTCAACCTGAGAGCCCTCTCTCTGAGAGTCTGAGTCCCTGTCCTTGTAATGAAATATGA
- the LOC112180734 gene encoding putative lipoate-protein ligase A isoform X2: protein MTIPQTRNVGLPLMNLIRLKGIPILQQLHLEEQLLRTSYDNWCIINDGTNSPNIVMGISGKPAELLDVDLVLRDQVPVIKRFTGGGTVTVDNGTIFVTFICNRDAVPCLQLYPRPIMSWSSQLYSRVFQGFGDFHLRENDYVFGNRKFGGNAQSITKNRWIHHTSFLWDYEVRNMAYLKLPKRVPEYRLARDHLEFICRMKDYMPRSVFIDKTVEAISTEFSVKSEQTDPFKTNSKFVPSTRLLTRQELEEVALGSQPESPLSESLSPCPCNEI, encoded by the exons ATGACTATACCTCAAACAAGAAACGTTGGGCTTCCATTGATGAACCTTATCAGATTAAAAGGAATTCCCATCCTGCAGCAGCTTCATTTAGAGGAGCAACTGCTTCGAACCTCGTATGATAATTGGTGCATTATAAATGATGGAACCAATAGTCCTAATATTGTCATGGGTATTTCAGG AAAGCCTGCAGAGCTTCTTGACGTTGATCTGGTGTTACGAGATCAGGTCCCTGTCATTAAAAGGTTTACTGGAGGTGGCACGGTTACAGTTGATAATGGCACGATATTTGTCACTTTCATATGCAACAGGGATGCTGTTCCTTGCTTGCAACTATATCCGCGACCTATAATGTCCTGGAGTAGCCAATTATACAGCAGAGTGTTCCAAGGATTTGGTGACTTTCACCTTCGTGAAAATG ATTATGTATTTGgtaaccgcaagtttggtggtAATGCTCAATCTATTACTAAAAACCGGTGGATCCACCACACATCCTTTCTATGGGACTATGAGGTTAGGAACATGGCATACCTGAAGCTTCCAAAACGGGTTCCTGAATATCGATTG GCAAGGGACCATTTGGAATTCATATGCCGCATGAAAGACTACATGCCAAGATCAGTTTTCATCGACAAAACCGTCGAGGCAATCAGTACCgaattttcagtcaaatctgAACAAACAGACCCATTTAAAACCAACTCAAAGTTTGTGCCCTCAACTAGACTATTGACAAGGCAAGAGTTGGAAGAAGTAGCTTTGGGCTCTCAACCTGAGAGCCCTCTCTCTGAGAGTCTGAGTCCCTGTCCTTGTAATGAAATATGA
- the LOC112180734 gene encoding uncharacterized protein LOC112180734 isoform X3 yields the protein MMEPIVLILSWVFQGFRILRRKPAELLDVDLVLRDQVPVIKRFTGGGTVTVDNGTIFVTFICNRDAVPCLQLYPRPIMSWSSQLYSRVFQGFGDFHLRENDYVFGNRKFGGNAQSITKNRWIHHTSFLWDYEVRNMAYLKLPKRVPEYRLARDHLEFICRMKDYMPRSVFIDKTVEAISTEFSVKSEQTDPFKTNSKFVPSTRLLTRQELEEVALGSQPESPLSESLSPCPCNEI from the exons ATGATGGAACCAATAGTCCTAATATTGTCATGGGTATTTCAGG GGTTCCGTATTCTGCGTAGAAAGCCTGCAGAGCTTCTTGACGTTGATCTGGTGTTACGAGATCAGGTCCCTGTCATTAAAAGGTTTACTGGAGGTGGCACGGTTACAGTTGATAATGGCACGATATTTGTCACTTTCATATGCAACAGGGATGCTGTTCCTTGCTTGCAACTATATCCGCGACCTATAATGTCCTGGAGTAGCCAATTATACAGCAGAGTGTTCCAAGGATTTGGTGACTTTCACCTTCGTGAAAATG ATTATGTATTTGgtaaccgcaagtttggtggtAATGCTCAATCTATTACTAAAAACCGGTGGATCCACCACACATCCTTTCTATGGGACTATGAGGTTAGGAACATGGCATACCTGAAGCTTCCAAAACGGGTTCCTGAATATCGATTG GCAAGGGACCATTTGGAATTCATATGCCGCATGAAAGACTACATGCCAAGATCAGTTTTCATCGACAAAACCGTCGAGGCAATCAGTACCgaattttcagtcaaatctgAACAAACAGACCCATTTAAAACCAACTCAAAGTTTGTGCCCTCAACTAGACTATTGACAAGGCAAGAGTTGGAAGAAGTAGCTTTGGGCTCTCAACCTGAGAGCCCTCTCTCTGAGAGTCTGAGTCCCTGTCCTTGTAATGAAATATGA